One genomic segment of Helicobacter enhydrae includes these proteins:
- the yidD gene encoding membrane protein insertion efficiency factor YidD, which translates to MYRIRFPKAFLMALLRLYRRYISPLFPPTCRYHPTCSTYAMVILRFAPLWYALPLIFWRLCRCNQMFKGGYDYPCVWVCLKREEMVFLPISITFWVIPKNNSYTFNLFYHKIEFQAYIITNQG; encoded by the coding sequence GTGTATAGAATCCGATTTCCCAAAGCCTTTTTGATGGCTTTGCTTAGATTGTATCGCCGTTACATCTCTCCATTATTCCCGCCAACTTGTCGCTATCATCCAACTTGCTCTACTTATGCGATGGTGATTTTGCGTTTTGCACCCCTTTGGTATGCTTTGCCTTTGATTTTTTGGCGTCTTTGCCGTTGTAACCAAATGTTCAAAGGAGGATATGATTATCCGTGCGTTTGGGTTTGCCTGAAGCGTGAGGAGATGGTTTTTTTGCCAATTTCTATCACATTTTGGGTGATTCCTAAGAATAATAGCTATACTTTCAATTTGTTTTATCACAAGATAGAATTTCAAGCTTATATCATCACAAATCAAGGATAG
- the rnpA gene encoding ribonuclease P protein component, giving the protein MHAVRKAESVYQSKMVTLKSKAEFDFVYKYGFRQHCKILSLYTIDIPHFKTENKVFTYKERKALSLFSAVREDYLIGLSVSKKNGNAPQRNKIKRRLRAFCRNHQKDLQSHILLFVARDGILDCTYSALEEEIWKMLNKRRKSV; this is encoded by the coding sequence ATGCACGCCGTGCGAAAGGCAGAAAGCGTCTATCAGTCTAAAATGGTGACGCTTAAAAGCAAAGCAGAATTTGACTTTGTCTATAAGTATGGTTTTAGACAGCATTGTAAGATTTTGAGTCTTTACACAATCGACATTCCGCATTTCAAGACCGAGAACAAAGTTTTTACTTACAAAGAGAGAAAAGCCCTATCCTTGTTTTCTGCAGTCAGAGAGGATTATTTGATAGGCTTGAGTGTGTCCAAAAAAAACGGCAATGCCCCTCAACGCAACAAGATCAAGAGGCGTTTGCGTGCCTTTTGTCGCAATCATCAAAAAGATTTGCAATCTCATATTTTGCTTTTTGTGGCAAGGGATGGGATTTTGGATTGCACTTATAGTGCTTTGGAAGAAGAGATTTGGAAAATGCTCAACAAAAGAAGAAAGAGTGTATAG